A single Tenacibaculum sp. Bg11-29 DNA region contains:
- a CDS encoding Glu/Leu/Phe/Val dehydrogenase, protein MTSEIIDTKDLKNDPVFGQLSFDNHEQIVFCNDEDTGLKAIIGIHNTTLGPALGGTRMWQYKSEWDALNDVLRLSRGMTYKSAITGLNLGGGKAVIIGDAKTQKNDALMRKFGEYVNSLSGRYITAEDIGMETRDMDVIREVTPHVTGVSEAIGGSGNPSPVTAYGVYMGMKAAAKYRFGTDNLDGKKILVQGVGHVGETLVKHITDEGAKVILNDINEARLEELSKKFGANVVLGNDIYGLDVDIYAPCALGATVNDESISQLKAKVIAGAANNQLADELKHGKLLREKGIAYAPDFLINAGGIINVYAEIAGYDKAESIKRTENIYNTTLDIFNLAEKENITTHQAAFNIAQSRIDARKKEQNS, encoded by the coding sequence ATGACATCAGAAATCATTGATACTAAAGACCTTAAGAATGACCCTGTATTTGGTCAATTATCTTTCGACAATCACGAACAAATCGTTTTTTGTAATGACGAAGATACAGGTTTAAAAGCAATAATTGGTATTCATAATACAACTTTAGGACCTGCTTTAGGAGGTACTAGAATGTGGCAATACAAAAGTGAATGGGATGCTCTTAACGACGTATTACGTTTGTCTCGTGGTATGACATATAAATCAGCAATTACAGGATTAAACCTTGGAGGAGGTAAGGCTGTAATTATTGGTGATGCAAAAACTCAAAAAAATGACGCTTTAATGCGTAAATTCGGTGAATATGTGAATTCTTTAAGTGGAAGATACATTACTGCTGAAGATATTGGAATGGAAACTCGTGACATGGATGTTATTAGAGAAGTAACACCTCATGTAACTGGTGTTTCTGAAGCTATTGGAGGCTCAGGAAACCCTTCTCCTGTAACAGCCTATGGTGTTTATATGGGAATGAAAGCTGCTGCTAAATATCGTTTTGGTACAGATAACTTAGATGGTAAAAAAATTCTAGTACAGGGTGTTGGTCATGTTGGTGAAACTTTAGTAAAACATATTACTGATGAAGGAGCTAAAGTTATTTTAAATGATATTAACGAAGCTCGTTTAGAAGAATTAAGTAAAAAGTTCGGTGCTAACGTAGTTTTAGGAAATGATATTTACGGTTTAGATGTAGATATATACGCTCCTTGTGCATTAGGAGCAACTGTAAACGACGAAAGTATTTCTCAATTAAAAGCTAAAGTTATTGCAGGTGCTGCAAATAACCAGTTAGCTGACGAATTAAAACATGGTAAATTGTTAAGAGAAAAAGGAATCGCTTATGCTCCTGATTTCTTAATTAACGCTGGTGGAATTATAAACGTATACGCTGAAATTGCTGGCTATGACAAGGCTGAAAGCATAAAAAGAACTGAAAATATTTACAATACAACATTAGATATTTTTAATTTAGCTGAGAAAGAAAACATCACAACACATCAGGCTGCTTTTAATATTGCTCAATCAAGAATTGATGCTCGTAAAAAAGAGCAAAATAGCTAG
- the nusB gene encoding transcription antitermination factor NusB, whose product MINRRHIRVKVMQSVYAMQQSQSDNIVKEEKFLKNSIQKMYDLYVLNLQLVVEVQKLANKKIALSKKKMLATKEELNPNTKFIDNKLINLLNESVSLEGYTELNQLNFWELDNEYVNIILDELQKSDLYKKYMSTVEDSYHIDKAFVIEFFREIIAPNEKLADYFEDKMISWVDDIPFVNTWIIKSLNKQKPQNPFILGGLYKDSEDKQFASNLFTKTVLHQHKYQDDIIEKTPNWEADRIADIDMIIIKMAITEFLHFPSIPSRVTINEYIELAKDYSTNKSGYFINGVLDKLAKDYLASDKMVKIGRGLL is encoded by the coding sequence ATGATTAATAGGAGACATATTCGAGTTAAAGTAATGCAGTCGGTTTATGCAATGCAGCAATCGCAAAGTGATAATATTGTAAAAGAGGAGAAATTCTTAAAAAACAGTATTCAAAAAATGTATGATTTGTATGTTCTCAACCTTCAATTAGTGGTTGAAGTTCAAAAGTTAGCAAATAAAAAAATTGCACTTTCTAAGAAGAAAATGCTTGCTACTAAAGAAGAATTAAACCCAAACACCAAATTCATCGACAACAAACTTATTAACTTACTTAATGAGAGCGTTAGTTTAGAAGGATATACTGAACTTAACCAGCTTAATTTTTGGGAACTTGACAATGAATACGTCAATATTATTTTAGACGAATTACAAAAAAGTGACTTGTATAAAAAATACATGAGCACTGTTGAAGATTCTTACCACATAGATAAGGCATTTGTAATAGAATTTTTCAGAGAAATTATTGCTCCTAACGAAAAATTAGCTGATTATTTTGAAGATAAAATGATTTCTTGGGTAGATGATATTCCTTTTGTGAACACTTGGATTATTAAATCTTTAAACAAACAAAAACCTCAGAATCCTTTTATACTTGGTGGTTTGTATAAAGACAGTGAAGATAAACAATTTGCATCTAACTTATTTACAAAGACAGTTTTACACCAACATAAATACCAAGATGACATTATAGAGAAAACTCCTAATTGGGAAGCTGATAGGATTGCAGATATTGATATGATAATTATTAAAATGGCAATCACAGAATTTTTACATTTCCCATCTATCCCTAGTAGAGTAACTATTAATGAATATATTGAGTTAGCAAAAGATTATTCGACAAATAAAAGTGGATATTTTATCAATGGAGTTTTAGATAAATTAGCAAAAGATTATTTAGCTTCAGATAAGATGGTTAAAATTGGTAGAGGATTATTATAA
- a CDS encoding DUF1573 domain-containing protein → MKKIAVVIAFILSTGILVSCGQGNAASKVKKENVQKAEKRDVSISAGAASISFDKEEYDFGIVNEGDVVKTTFTVTNTGKGDLVITNAQASCGCTVPVWPKEAIAPGKTGEIQVSFNTNGKPNKQSKSITLSTNTEKGREVIKISGMVTPKKKTV, encoded by the coding sequence ATGAAGAAAATAGCCGTAGTAATCGCATTTATTCTTTCAACAGGAATCTTAGTTTCTTGTGGACAAGGAAATGCAGCATCAAAAGTAAAAAAAGAGAATGTACAAAAAGCTGAGAAAAGAGATGTTTCTATTAGCGCTGGAGCTGCATCTATTTCTTTTGATAAAGAAGAATATGATTTCGGGATTGTCAATGAAGGTGATGTTGTTAAAACTACTTTTACTGTAACAAATACGGGTAAAGGTGATTTAGTAATTACAAATGCACAAGCTAGCTGTGGATGTACAGTTCCTGTATGGCCAAAAGAAGCTATCGCACCTGGTAAAACTGGAGAAATTCAAGTAAGTTTTAACACAAACGGAAAACCTAATAAACAATCTAAATCTATAACATTATCTACTAATACAGAAAAAGGTAGAGAAGTTATTAAGATTTCAGGAATGGTAACTCCTAAAAAGAAAACTGTATAA
- the yajC gene encoding preprotein translocase subunit YajC, producing MFITIFLQASTQESIMSMLPFVAMIGVFYFLIIRPQMKRQKNEKKFQTTVQKGIKIITTSGIHGKIVEINDNDNTITVETGAGKMKFERSAISMELSKKYNTDIK from the coding sequence ATGTTTATAACTATTTTTTTACAAGCAAGTACGCAAGAAAGCATTATGAGTATGCTTCCTTTTGTGGCAATGATTGGAGTTTTTTACTTTTTGATTATTCGTCCACAAATGAAACGTCAGAAAAACGAAAAAAAATTCCAGACTACAGTTCAAAAAGGAATAAAAATAATTACAACTAGTGGTATTCACGGTAAAATTGTTGAAATTAACGACAATGACAATACAATTACTGTTGAAACAGGTGCAGGAAAAATGAAGTTTGAACGCTCTGCTATTTCAATGGAATTAAGTAAAAAATATAATACAGATATTAAATAA
- a CDS encoding CdaR family protein has protein sequence MKNTFNIPKTFFGFLTASVLFWLLINLSKEYTTQITFDLVYTNLPLKKTIIDTPIKKIPLLVKGSGFNLISTSLSNNLIKLDLEKINKKKAINYYFLSNKLRPEIQKQLKSGIELTQVLKDTIPLKIGTLNSKKVPLKTDLSITFQLGHDLSKLITIKPDSVLISGEESLLKKISFLKLAKINLNNISESSKISIPILKQNNIKTNITTAEINITVDKFTEGEIEIPVLVKNAPKGLNIYPKKVKIIYKVGLKNFNKINKNSFKIECDYNQEKNSEASYLIPKLKKSPDIITLIRIVPEKIDFLIHK, from the coding sequence TTGAAGAATACTTTTAACATACCCAAAACCTTTTTTGGCTTTCTAACTGCCTCGGTTTTATTTTGGCTATTAATAAATCTATCAAAAGAATATACCACTCAAATAACGTTTGATTTGGTATATACTAATTTGCCTCTCAAAAAAACAATTATTGACACTCCTATAAAAAAAATTCCGTTACTAGTAAAAGGAAGTGGTTTCAATTTAATATCTACTAGTCTATCTAATAATTTAATAAAGTTAGATTTAGAAAAAATTAATAAAAAGAAAGCTATAAACTATTATTTCTTATCTAATAAACTTCGTCCAGAGATACAAAAGCAATTAAAGTCAGGAATTGAATTAACTCAAGTTCTAAAAGATACAATTCCGTTAAAAATTGGAACTTTAAACTCAAAAAAAGTTCCACTAAAAACAGATTTAAGTATTACTTTTCAACTTGGTCACGACTTATCTAAACTTATTACAATAAAACCAGATAGTGTTTTAATTTCTGGTGAAGAATCTTTATTAAAAAAAATATCTTTTTTAAAATTAGCAAAAATTAACTTGAATAACATTTCTGAAAGCTCTAAAATAAGCATACCGATCCTTAAACAAAACAACATAAAAACAAATATTACTACAGCAGAAATAAATATTACTGTAGATAAATTTACAGAAGGAGAAATTGAAATTCCTGTTTTAGTGAAAAATGCACCTAAAGGATTAAATATTTACCCAAAAAAAGTAAAAATAATTTACAAAGTTGGATTGAAAAATTTCAACAAAATAAATAAAAATTCATTTAAAATAGAATGTGATTATAATCAAGAAAAAAACAGTGAAGCTTCTTACTTAATCCCTAAGTTAAAAAAATCACCTGATATAATTACACTTATAAGGATAGTCCCAGAAAAAATAGACTTCTTAATTCATAAATAA
- the coaE gene encoding dephospho-CoA kinase (Dephospho-CoA kinase (CoaE) performs the final step in coenzyme A biosynthesis.) translates to MVIGVTGGIGSGKSTVVKIFSEFKDTAIYIADDEAKKLMHSSPDIKHKLISEFGKEVYIKDQLNRPFLASIVFKNKIKLNILNGIVHPIVNDHFQKFILKNANKQYIIYENAILFENGSNIFCDKIITVTAPENIRIKRVLKRDNTTESTVRNRIKNQWSEAKKILQSNYKIENLTLTETKKEILRIHNILTKNIK, encoded by the coding sequence ATGGTAATAGGCGTAACAGGTGGTATTGGTAGCGGAAAATCTACAGTTGTAAAAATATTTTCAGAATTTAAAGACACTGCTATTTATATTGCTGATGATGAAGCAAAAAAACTAATGCATTCTTCACCTGATATTAAACATAAATTAATTTCAGAATTCGGTAAAGAAGTCTACATCAAAGATCAGTTAAACAGGCCCTTTTTAGCTAGTATTGTTTTTAAAAACAAAATAAAACTTAATATCTTAAATGGGATAGTTCATCCTATAGTTAACGATCACTTTCAAAAATTTATTCTTAAAAACGCAAATAAACAATATATTATATACGAAAATGCTATTTTATTTGAAAATGGAAGTAATATTTTTTGTGATAAAATAATTACAGTAACAGCTCCCGAAAACATAAGGATTAAACGAGTTTTAAAGAGAGATAACACTACTGAATCTACTGTTAGAAATAGGATTAAAAATCAATGGAGCGAGGCTAAAAAAATATTACAATCTAACTATAAGATTGAGAACCTTACACTTACAGAAACTAAAAAAGAAATATTAAGAATTCATAATATTTTAACAAAAAATATTAAATAA
- a CDS encoding sensor histidine kinase KdpD, with protein MNKKIFILIVGLMSISLVGIISIQIYWIKDAIKNKQQQFDNNVKIALARTSEKIKDREYSEFIQNTQEFFENNEYRTDAEINTYLFQQIDTTNKKKFSFGGTILAENFKIPGDFVNNDSIIIKRYTGKEDIYFSQVIKSKNSDFKSYIDENHLSTFKLYSDWNKQQLEHMFRQSKRIYPIDQRISNNELNFTIREELVKMNIIQGFKYGVYEDDLATQLKSGYFNIHPNDVNYPLLADDNGNSKYKLYIKFPDEHKNLLSGMVKILGLSLLFIGIIIAAFSASLYQLVRQKKISEIKTDFINNMTHEFKTPIATINLALDAIKNPKIISDEEKVKRYVKMIREENKRMHGQVENVLRISRLEKNQIEISKDATDMHDTIEEAIEHIQLLVDDKKGKVTSHFKAISTEVLGNQFHLTNIIVNILENAIKYSENSPKIDVYTESTNKYFIFKIKDEGIGMGRNAQKYVFDKFYREHKGNIHNVKGHGLGLAYVKEIIESHQGTVYVESEKGKGSLFTVKLPLI; from the coding sequence ATGAACAAGAAAATCTTCATCCTTATTGTTGGTTTAATGAGCATTTCTTTAGTTGGGATTATTTCTATTCAAATATATTGGATTAAAGACGCCATAAAGAATAAGCAACAGCAGTTTGACAATAATGTTAAAATAGCATTAGCTCGTACATCTGAAAAGATTAAGGATAGAGAGTACTCTGAATTTATTCAAAACACTCAAGAATTCTTTGAAAACAATGAATACAGAACTGATGCAGAAATAAATACTTATTTGTTTCAACAAATAGATACAACAAATAAAAAGAAATTTTCATTTGGAGGAACTATACTTGCAGAAAACTTTAAGATACCTGGAGACTTTGTTAATAATGATTCGATAATAATAAAAAGATATACAGGGAAAGAAGACATTTATTTTTCTCAAGTAATAAAATCTAAAAACAGTGATTTTAAATCATATATAGACGAGAATCATCTTTCTACTTTTAAACTTTACTCTGACTGGAATAAGCAACAACTAGAACACATGTTTCGTCAGAGCAAAAGAATATACCCTATAGATCAACGTATAAGTAACAACGAATTAAATTTTACAATAAGAGAAGAGTTAGTTAAAATGAATATAATTCAAGGCTTTAAATATGGAGTTTATGAAGATGACTTAGCTACTCAATTAAAATCTGGTTATTTTAACATACATCCAAATGATGTTAACTATCCACTTTTAGCAGATGACAATGGTAATAGTAAATACAAACTTTATATAAAATTCCCTGATGAGCACAAAAATTTACTTTCAGGTATGGTTAAAATTTTAGGTTTATCTTTATTATTTATTGGAATAATTATTGCTGCTTTTTCAGCATCACTATATCAATTAGTTCGACAAAAGAAAATTTCTGAAATTAAAACAGATTTCATTAACAATATGACACATGAATTTAAAACACCTATCGCTACAATAAATTTAGCCCTAGATGCTATTAAAAACCCTAAGATAATATCTGACGAAGAAAAGGTAAAGCGTTATGTTAAAATGATACGTGAAGAAAATAAACGTATGCACGGACAAGTTGAAAATGTGTTACGTATTTCTAGATTAGAAAAAAATCAAATTGAAATTAGTAAGGATGCTACTGATATGCACGACACTATTGAAGAAGCTATTGAGCATATTCAGTTATTAGTAGATGATAAAAAGGGGAAAGTAACCTCACATTTTAAAGCTATATCAACTGAAGTACTTGGTAACCAATTTCACTTAACCAACATAATTGTAAATATATTAGAAAATGCAATAAAGTACTCAGAAAATAGCCCAAAAATTGATGTATATACAGAAAGTACAAATAAATACTTTATCTTTAAGATAAAGGATGAAGGAATAGGAATGGGTAGAAATGCTCAAAAATATGTTTTCGACAAATTTTACAGAGAACATAAAGGAAATATTCACAACGTAAAAGGTCATGGTTTAGGTTTAGCCTATGTAAAAGAAATCATAGAAAGTCACCAAGGAACCGTTTATGTTGAAAGCGAAAAAGGCAAAGGAAGCTTATTTACAGTAAAATTACCATTAATATAA
- a CDS encoding response regulator transcription factor has product MGSKKILLVEDDPNFGTVLKDYLALNDYNVTHAKDGIDGLIMFKNGDYDLCILDVMMPRKDGFSLAKDIRVTNKEIPIIFLTAKTLKEDVLRGYQVGGDDYLNKPFDSEVLLHKIKAILQRKENEKSSETDQFEFKIGGFDFNSKLRHLSFNGAEAQKLSPKESKLLRMLAIHKNDLMPRELALTKIWRDDNYFTSRSMDVYIAKLRKYLKIDENVEILNIHGEGFRLLEKI; this is encoded by the coding sequence ATGGGAAGTAAAAAAATACTATTAGTAGAAGATGATCCAAACTTTGGAACAGTTCTTAAAGATTATTTAGCATTAAACGATTATAATGTTACACATGCTAAAGATGGGATAGATGGATTAATCATGTTTAAAAATGGTGATTATGATTTATGTATTTTAGATGTTATGATGCCACGTAAAGATGGTTTTTCTTTAGCAAAAGATATTCGTGTTACGAATAAAGAAATTCCTATTATTTTCTTAACAGCAAAAACGTTAAAAGAAGACGTTTTAAGAGGTTATCAAGTTGGTGGTGACGATTATTTAAATAAACCTTTTGACTCAGAAGTTTTATTACATAAAATAAAAGCCATTCTACAGCGTAAAGAAAATGAAAAATCTAGCGAAACAGATCAATTTGAATTCAAGATTGGAGGATTTGACTTTAACTCAAAACTTCGTCATCTTTCATTTAATGGTGCTGAAGCTCAAAAACTTTCTCCAAAGGAGAGTAAACTATTAAGAATGTTAGCTATTCATAAAAATGATTTAATGCCACGTGAATTAGCTTTAACAAAAATATGGAGGGATGATAATTACTTTACTTCTCGTAGTATGGACGTTTATATAGCAAAACTTAGAAAGTATTTAAAAATTGATGAGAATGTAGAAATCCTTAATATTCACGGTGAAGGGTTTAGACTTTTAGAAAAAATATAA
- a CDS encoding ABC transporter ATP-binding protein: METILSIKNLDKKYGKVHAVNNLSFDIKKGNVYGILGPNGSGKSTTLGIILNVVNETSGKFSWFDGKLSTHQALKKVGAIIERPNFYPYMTAIQNLQLICKIKGVSSDKIEEKLKVVNLYERRNSQFKTYSLGMKQRLAIASALLNDPEILILDEPTNGLDPQGIHEIRQIIKDIAKNGTTILLASHLLDEVEKVCTHVLIIRNGIKLYSGSVDNMVASNGVIEVKTDTDIEKLVNVLKNYYEVASVNVDGNLVTARLENEISAAQLNKHLYENGIIVSHLVKRKLSLEQQFLDLTNNN, encoded by the coding sequence TTGGAAACAATTTTATCAATAAAAAACCTCGATAAAAAATACGGTAAAGTTCACGCTGTAAACAACCTTTCTTTTGATATTAAAAAAGGAAATGTTTATGGAATTCTTGGACCAAACGGAAGTGGTAAATCAACTACTTTAGGTATTATTTTAAATGTAGTTAATGAAACATCTGGTAAATTTAGTTGGTTTGATGGAAAACTATCTACGCACCAAGCTTTAAAAAAAGTAGGAGCTATTATTGAGCGACCTAATTTTTACCCTTATATGACGGCTATTCAAAATTTACAATTGATATGCAAAATAAAAGGTGTTTCTTCTGATAAAATTGAAGAAAAACTAAAAGTAGTAAACCTTTACGAAAGAAGAAATAGCCAATTTAAAACTTATTCTTTAGGAATGAAACAACGTTTAGCAATTGCTTCTGCGTTATTAAACGATCCTGAGATACTAATACTAGATGAACCTACAAATGGATTAGATCCTCAAGGGATTCATGAAATTCGTCAAATAATTAAAGATATAGCAAAAAACGGAACAACTATTTTATTAGCCTCTCACCTACTTGATGAAGTTGAGAAAGTTTGTACTCATGTTCTTATTATAAGAAATGGAATAAAGTTATATAGTGGTAGCGTTGATAATATGGTTGCTTCAAACGGTGTTATAGAAGTTAAAACTGACACAGATATTGAAAAACTAGTAAATGTTTTAAAAAATTATTATGAAGTAGCCTCTGTTAATGTTGATGGAAATTTAGTTACTGCTCGTTTAGAAAATGAAATTTCTGCAGCTCAATTAAACAAACATTTATACGAAAATGGAATAATTGTATCTCATTTAGTAAAACGAAAACTTAGTTTAGAACAACAATTTTTAGATTTAACAAACAACAACTAA
- a CDS encoding ABC transporter permease yields the protein MLRLLYIEFHKLKHNRASKVLSIIYFALLTSVALVAAIKFDVGPIKFHLADQGIFNFPYIWHFNTYIAAIFKFFLLLVIVSMMANEYSYKTLKQNLIDGLSKKEFVLSKFYTVIIFALTSTFFVFVISLILGSIYSDFNEFSIIFSDLSYLFAFFVKLLGFFSFGLFLGILIKRSAFAVAAMIVWLIVESIVKGYLYWTFKDLKTSTDEAVNAIMQFFPLEAMANLIKEPFSRLGAVKSVASQIGTSFTKDYSVSFLNVVIVLVWTFIFIYSSYFLLKKRDL from the coding sequence ATGCTACGTCTTTTATATATCGAGTTTCACAAATTAAAACACAATAGAGCTAGTAAAGTTCTTTCAATTATATATTTTGCCCTATTAACTTCTGTAGCTTTAGTTGCTGCAATTAAATTTGATGTTGGTCCTATTAAATTTCACTTGGCAGATCAAGGGATTTTTAACTTTCCATATATATGGCACTTTAACACATATATTGCAGCAATTTTTAAATTCTTTTTATTACTTGTAATAGTATCTATGATGGCTAATGAGTATAGCTACAAGACATTAAAACAAAATCTAATAGATGGATTAAGCAAGAAAGAGTTTGTACTTTCTAAGTTTTATACTGTAATTATATTTGCTCTAACATCAACTTTTTTTGTATTTGTTATTTCATTAATCTTAGGGTCAATTTATTCAGATTTTAATGAGTTCTCAATAATTTTCTCTGATTTAAGTTATCTTTTTGCTTTTTTCGTTAAACTATTAGGTTTCTTTTCTTTTGGGTTATTTTTGGGAATACTAATTAAAAGATCCGCTTTTGCTGTAGCTGCAATGATTGTTTGGCTTATAGTAGAAAGTATCGTTAAAGGTTACCTATATTGGACATTTAAAGATTTAAAAACTAGTACTGATGAGGCTGTTAACGCTATTATGCAGTTCTTTCCTTTAGAAGCAATGGCTAATTTAATTAAAGAACCCTTTTCAAGATTAGGAGCTGTTAAATCTGTAGCTAGTCAAATAGGCACAAGCTTTACAAAAGATTATTCTGTAAGCTTTCTTAATGTTGTTATTGTCTTAGTATGGACTTTTATTTTTATATACTCTTCATATTTTTTATTAAAGAAACGAGATCTATAA
- a CDS encoding T9SS type B sorting domain-containing protein, translating into MKKTIFLLFLLSSAILLSQNDCKDAITVCGNSGYSDLIVSGFGAQELSGSNTCSSKENNSIWFKLHIKTTGTLGFTLTPVNKDINEDFDFFIFPSTATCSNLGTAIRCSTTNPKSSGQANNLTGMNETETDTSEGPGPSGNSFVKWLNVNAGESYFLVIDRPVGKSNFNLTWTGTATFFDQPIIDKTILPDNTLDINKCDNDGLNDNITDFNLTQNDAIIGTQTNIDVTYHLSNNDAILGINSITTPHAYRNINSPQSIFIRLTNKLTECFITDSFSLNINPMLNNDDIIIVDDTNNNDLDIYSIKITSGNKKITINDYEFAIINEDNFQTNFQDNPLFENITGGFYTIVVNGKNGCLTNFKIEVSVIQYPKFFTPNGDGNNDTWRIRGANSSFYPSSNITIVNRYGKIVAIVPINNLGWDGTYKGKILPSNDYWFKTELVDRKGKIHQHNGHFSLLRR; encoded by the coding sequence ATGAAAAAAACTATTTTTCTATTGTTTTTATTATCCTCTGCTATTTTACTTTCTCAAAACGATTGTAAAGATGCAATTACTGTTTGTGGTAACAGTGGCTATTCTGACCTTATTGTTTCAGGTTTCGGAGCACAAGAACTATCTGGATCAAACACTTGTTCTAGTAAGGAAAATAATAGCATTTGGTTTAAACTTCATATAAAAACAACAGGAACTCTTGGATTCACTTTAACTCCTGTAAATAAAGACATTAATGAAGATTTTGATTTTTTTATTTTCCCTTCAACAGCAACATGTAGCAATTTAGGTACAGCTATTCGTTGCTCAACCACAAACCCTAAATCTTCTGGTCAAGCAAATAATTTAACAGGCATGAATGAAACAGAAACTGATACATCTGAAGGACCAGGGCCTTCTGGCAATAGTTTTGTTAAATGGTTAAATGTTAATGCTGGTGAATCGTATTTTTTAGTTATTGACAGACCTGTAGGTAAAAGTAATTTCAATTTAACATGGACAGGGACTGCTACATTTTTTGATCAACCCATAATTGATAAGACTATTCTACCTGATAATACATTAGATATAAATAAATGCGATAATGACGGTCTTAATGATAATATTACTGATTTTAATTTAACTCAAAACGATGCTATTATTGGTACTCAAACTAATATAGATGTCACCTATCATTTATCTAATAATGATGCTATTTTAGGTATAAATTCAATTACAACACCTCACGCTTATAGAAACATAAACAGTCCTCAATCTATCTTTATAAGGCTAACCAATAAATTAACGGAATGTTTTATTACAGACAGTTTTAGTTTAAATATAAACCCAATGCTAAACAATGATGATATCATTATTGTTGACGACACCAATAATAACGATCTAGATATTTATTCTATCAAAATAACTTCGGGAAACAAAAAAATTACTATCAATGATTATGAGTTTGCTATTATAAATGAAGATAATTTTCAAACTAATTTTCAAGACAATCCTTTATTTGAAAATATTACTGGTGGTTTTTACACGATTGTGGTTAATGGAAAGAATGGCTGTTTAACCAATTTTAAAATTGAAGTTTCAGTAATTCAATACCCTAAATTCTTTACACCTAATGGGGATGGGAATAATGATACCTGGAGAATTAGAGGAGCCAATTCTAGTTTTTATCCGTCAAGTAACATTACGATTGTTAACAGATATGGAAAAATTGTAGCCATCGTGCCTATAAACAATCTAGGATGGGACGGAACCTATAAAGGAAAAATACTTCCTTCAAACGACTACTGGTTTAAAACTGAACTTGTTGATAGAAAAGGAAAAATTCATCAACATAATGGGCATTTTTCTCTTCTTAGAAGATAA